In one Mucilaginibacter ginsenosidivorax genomic region, the following are encoded:
- a CDS encoding TolC family protein: MKYLLFTATFLGAIAFKSYAQETPPNNQTFNFSVQECINYAYEHQNAVVNAGLDVKSAEYKIKETTGTGLPQISGSASFTDYLKVPTSLLPGEFFGAPGTFIPVKFGVKYNSNLGLSLTQKIFDGSYFVGLKASKTYKELSERSYTRTKIAANIAVTKAYYQVLVSDEQIKLYDANIAQLKQQVDQTVAQNKQGVVELIDVDRITVQYNNLVTNRENVVRSLALNYQMLKFQMGMPIEFNLTLKDKLVDVKLDNNVAELGTDTAFYHKRIEYALQETDKKVNELLLQNKKAAYLPTLNFNGNYAASYQDNSFGNLYKNSFPSSYIGLSLNVPIFSSGQRSNQVKEAKISLMQSQNNLVDLKNSLNLNARVASVAYINGLQSLNNQKANQALAQEVLRVSKIKYQQGVGSSIEVTQAQTALEDADNKYIQGLYDALVSKVDLDQAYGRIQ; encoded by the coding sequence ATGAAATATTTACTTTTTACGGCCACATTTTTGGGTGCCATAGCCTTTAAAAGCTATGCCCAGGAAACGCCACCTAATAACCAGACATTTAATTTTAGCGTTCAGGAGTGCATTAATTACGCTTATGAACATCAGAACGCCGTAGTTAATGCAGGTCTTGATGTTAAAAGCGCCGAATATAAAATTAAAGAAACAACTGGCACCGGCTTGCCGCAGATAAGTGGCAGCGCATCGTTTACTGATTACCTTAAGGTGCCAACAAGTTTATTGCCCGGTGAGTTTTTTGGAGCCCCGGGTACCTTTATACCGGTAAAATTTGGTGTAAAGTACAATTCAAACTTAGGCTTGAGTTTAACCCAAAAAATATTCGACGGGAGTTATTTTGTTGGCTTGAAGGCTTCAAAAACCTACAAAGAGTTGTCTGAGCGTAGTTATACACGCACCAAAATTGCTGCCAACATAGCTGTAACAAAAGCCTATTACCAGGTTTTGGTGAGCGACGAGCAAATAAAATTATACGACGCCAATATTGCCCAGTTAAAGCAGCAGGTTGACCAAACTGTTGCCCAAAACAAACAAGGGGTTGTTGAACTCATTGATGTTGACCGTATAACCGTTCAATACAACAACCTGGTAACAAACCGCGAAAATGTAGTGCGCTCACTTGCGTTAAATTATCAAATGCTGAAATTCCAGATGGGCATGCCAATAGAGTTTAACTTAACACTGAAAGATAAATTGGTTGATGTTAAGTTAGATAATAATGTAGCAGAATTGGGTACCGATACCGCCTTTTATCATAAGCGCATTGAATATGCTTTACAGGAAACTGATAAAAAAGTAAATGAGTTATTGCTCCAAAACAAAAAGGCAGCATATTTACCTACATTGAATTTCAACGGCAATTATGCTGCATCATACCAGGATAATAGCTTTGGGAATTTATATAAAAATTCATTTCCATCAAGTTATATAGGCCTCTCATTAAACGTACCTATTTTTAGCAGTGGCCAACGCAGTAACCAGGTAAAAGAAGCCAAAATTTCGTTAATGCAATCGCAAAACAACCTGGTTGATTTGAAAAATTCGCTGAACCTGAATGCCAGGGTGGCCTCAGTTGCCTACATCAATGGTTTACAATCATTAAACAATCAAAAAGCTAATCAGGCTTTGGCGCAGGAAGTTTTAAGGGTATCAAAAATAAAATATCAGCAAGGGGTAGGTTCCAGCATCGAGGTTACACAAGCACAAACCGCGCTTGAAGATGCCGACAACAAATACATACAAGGATTATATGATGCATTGGTTAGCAAAGTTGACCTTGACCAGGCTTACGGACGTATTCAATAA
- a CDS encoding TetR/AcrR family transcriptional regulator: MSQIERIIEGGEELFLKAGIKSVTMDDIARHLGMSKKTIYQFFKDKNELVTALVTKKLKEDEEQMIEFINKSANVIEEMINMTKCSEDMFSRINPIVIHDMQKYHPDAWKVFQQFKSEVLISTLEELLTKGIKQGYIRPEIDPKIVARMRVNTVELGFNTTIFPVAEFNTWKVQVQFLDHFNYGICTLKGYKLLNQYRNIKED, translated from the coding sequence ATGAGTCAAATAGAAAGAATAATTGAAGGTGGCGAAGAACTGTTTTTAAAAGCAGGTATCAAGAGCGTCACCATGGACGACATAGCCAGGCACCTGGGCATGTCTAAAAAAACGATATACCAATTTTTTAAGGATAAAAACGAGCTGGTAACAGCATTGGTAACCAAAAAGCTGAAGGAAGATGAAGAGCAAATGATTGAGTTCATCAATAAATCTGCTAATGTGATTGAGGAGATGATCAACATGACCAAATGTTCTGAAGATATGTTTTCACGGATCAACCCGATAGTAATTCATGATATGCAAAAATATCATCCTGATGCGTGGAAGGTTTTTCAGCAATTTAAATCGGAAGTTTTGATTAGCACATTAGAGGAGTTGCTGACCAAAGGAATTAAACAGGGTTATATAAGGCCCGAGATTGACCCCAAAATAGTGGCCCGTATGCGGGTAAATACGGTAGAGCTTGGCTTTAACACCACCATATTCCCGGTAGCCGAATTTAATACCTGGAAAGTACAGGTGCAGTTTTTAGACCATTTTAACTATGGCATTTGTACGCTTAAGGGTTACAAGCTTTTAAACCAGTACAGGAATATTAAAGAAGATTAA
- the purB gene encoding adenylosuccinate lyase, protein MNFSPLSAISPIDGRYRNTTAELADYFSEYALIKYRVFVEIEYFIALVEYPLPQLQGFDVNLVEKLRDIYKNFTEADAQSIKEIEKITNHDVKAVEYFIKNEFDKIGGLDAFKEFIHFGLTSQDINNTAIPYTFKLAINNTYYPAISQLIDTLKSYAADWKDIPLLAHTHGQPASPTRLGKEIEVFVERLEGQLEILKSVKYSAKFGGATGNFNAHHIAYPAKDWKAFGNHFVNSILGLSRSQFTTQIEHYDNFAAQCDALKRINNILIDLDRDMWTYISMNYFKQKIKAGEVGSSAMPHKVNPIDFENSEGNLGIANALFEHLAAKLPISRLQRDLTDSTVLRNIGVPVAHTLIAIKSTIKGLNKLLLNQDAITADLEANWPVVAEAIQTILRRESYPNPYEALKDLTRTNQQINAQTIAEFVDRLNVSEEVKSELKKITPLNYTGV, encoded by the coding sequence ATGAACTTTTCTCCGCTTTCTGCAATTTCGCCAATTGATGGCCGTTACCGAAACACCACCGCCGAACTTGCTGATTACTTTTCTGAATACGCCCTGATCAAATACCGTGTATTTGTTGAGATTGAATATTTTATCGCATTGGTTGAATATCCTTTGCCTCAATTACAAGGTTTTGATGTTAATCTGGTAGAAAAGTTACGCGATATTTATAAAAACTTTACTGAAGCGGATGCTCAAAGCATCAAAGAGATTGAGAAAATTACCAACCATGATGTAAAAGCAGTTGAGTATTTCATCAAAAATGAGTTTGATAAGATAGGTGGTTTAGATGCTTTTAAGGAGTTTATTCACTTTGGGCTGACGTCGCAGGACATCAACAATACCGCCATTCCCTATACCTTTAAACTTGCTATAAACAATACCTATTATCCCGCTATCAGCCAGTTAATTGATACGTTAAAAAGTTATGCTGCCGACTGGAAAGATATCCCATTATTGGCGCATACACACGGGCAACCAGCCTCGCCTACAAGACTTGGCAAAGAGATTGAGGTTTTTGTAGAGCGGCTTGAAGGCCAACTGGAGATTTTGAAATCGGTAAAATACTCAGCCAAATTTGGTGGTGCCACGGGCAACTTCAACGCGCACCATATTGCTTACCCGGCTAAGGATTGGAAAGCTTTCGGAAATCATTTTGTGAATAGTATTTTAGGGCTGAGCCGCTCGCAGTTTACTACCCAGATTGAGCATTACGATAACTTTGCAGCCCAATGCGATGCACTAAAACGCATCAATAATATCCTGATTGACCTTGACCGCGATATGTGGACCTACATATCCATGAATTACTTTAAGCAAAAAATAAAAGCAGGCGAAGTAGGATCATCGGCCATGCCACATAAAGTTAATCCCATTGATTTTGAGAACTCGGAGGGTAACCTGGGTATAGCAAATGCTTTATTTGAGCACCTTGCCGCTAAATTACCGATATCGAGATTACAACGAGATTTAACCGACTCGACCGTATTACGCAATATAGGCGTTCCGGTTGCTCATACTTTAATTGCCATTAAGTCAACTATCAAAGGCTTAAACAAACTATTACTTAACCAGGATGCAATCACCGCCGACCTGGAAGCAAACTGGCCGGTAGTGGCCGAGGCTATCCAAACCATATTAAGGCGCGAAAGCTACCCTAACCCATATGAAGCCTTAAAAGATCTTACCCGCACCAATCAGCAGATAAACGCTCAAACTATTGCAGAGTTTGTTGATAGATTAAATGTAAGTGAAGAAGTTAAGTCTGAGTTAAAGAAGATTACACCATTGAATTACACGGGAGTTTAA
- a CDS encoding NifU family protein, with protein sequence MNINVYTESTPNPATMKFIVNKLLINGSADFATKESADKSPFAKELYKFSFVNGVFFASNFVTITKTDESDWADVEPIMKEFVKGAVESELKIQLEEQSEETNFEGSETEVKIQQILHDYVRPAVEQDGGAISYRSFNEGVVTVELRGSCSGCPSSTITLKAGIENLLKRMVPEVTEVVSEAL encoded by the coding sequence ATGAATATCAACGTATATACCGAATCAACGCCAAACCCGGCAACAATGAAGTTCATTGTGAACAAGTTGCTGATTAATGGCAGTGCCGATTTCGCTACTAAAGAAAGCGCCGATAAATCACCTTTCGCTAAGGAGTTATATAAATTTTCGTTTGTAAATGGTGTTTTCTTCGCCAGCAACTTCGTTACCATCACCAAAACCGATGAAAGCGATTGGGCTGATGTTGAACCCATCATGAAAGAGTTTGTAAAAGGCGCGGTTGAATCGGAACTGAAGATCCAGTTAGAAGAGCAGTCTGAGGAAACAAACTTTGAAGGATCTGAAACGGAGGTTAAAATTCAGCAGATACTGCATGACTATGTTCGCCCGGCTGTTGAGCAGGATGGCGGCGCTATATCCTACCGTTCATTTAATGAAGGAGTGGTAACTGTCGAGCTTCGCGGATCATGCAGCGGTTGCCCATCATCGACTATAACACTTAAAGCCGGCATCGAAAACCTGCTTAAACGCATGGTTCCTGAAGTTACCGAAGTGGTATCTGAAGCGCTATAA
- a CDS encoding inositol monophosphatase family protein, translating to MPLQNITQQVIEIARQAGEFIRQERKAFDPDKIEYKGLNDMVSYVDQTAERIIVEGLKKVLPESGFITEEKTTTIVGDRYNWIIDPLDGTTNFIHGVPAYSVSIALKEYDELVVGVVYEINQDECFYAWKGAPAYLNGSEIHVSKNTTVGTSLIATGFPYYDFTKQAQYIQLFTELMKSSHGLRRIGSAAVDLVYTACGRFDAFYEYNLNAWDVAAGIVIVKQAGGDIVNFKGGSEVLETRELLATNSKITGEMLTAIQKYFK from the coding sequence ATGCCACTCCAAAACATAACGCAACAAGTAATTGAAATAGCCAGGCAGGCAGGCGAATTTATCAGGCAGGAACGCAAAGCATTCGACCCCGATAAAATTGAATACAAAGGCCTTAATGATATGGTGTCATACGTTGACCAAACCGCTGAACGGATTATTGTTGAAGGCTTAAAAAAAGTGCTGCCCGAATCTGGTTTCATCACCGAAGAAAAAACTACTACCATAGTGGGCGACCGATATAACTGGATTATAGACCCGCTGGATGGCACCACTAATTTTATTCATGGCGTGCCTGCTTATTCGGTAAGTATTGCACTAAAAGAATATGATGAACTGGTAGTGGGCGTTGTGTATGAGATAAATCAGGACGAATGTTTCTATGCATGGAAAGGTGCTCCGGCTTATCTGAATGGTAGCGAAATCCATGTAAGCAAAAATACCACGGTAGGTACAAGTCTTATTGCTACAGGTTTCCCTTATTATGATTTTACCAAACAGGCCCAATATATCCAACTATTTACCGAACTGATGAAAAGCAGCCACGGCCTGCGCCGCATTGGCTCGGCAGCTGTCGACCTAGTTTACACCGCCTGCGGCCGTTTTGATGCCTTTTACGAATACAACCTGAACGCCTGGGATGTAGCCGCCGGAATTGTAATTGTAAAACAGGCAGGTGGCGATATCGTAAACTTTAAAGGTGGCAGCGAAGTGCTGGAAACAAGAGAATTACTTGCTACAAACAGTAAGATAACAGGGGAGATGCTGACGGCGATACAGAAGTATTTTAAGTAA
- a CDS encoding GtrA family protein has product MANKKQAHKLLNNQVFRFVLSAGAGFVVDISAFYLFYHNLLARHTYLIGSYTFRNSTLSLAISFLLGVIVNFAITRALVFTESKSSAYKQFFRFIAVACVGFFANLGLIKILIQVFGIYPPVARIGAALSLFFASFFIHKVFSFSLSLRKHATPKHNATSN; this is encoded by the coding sequence ATGGCTAATAAAAAACAGGCTCATAAGCTGTTAAATAACCAGGTATTCAGGTTTGTGCTTTCGGCTGGTGCCGGTTTTGTTGTCGATATCTCTGCTTTTTACCTTTTTTATCATAACCTGTTAGCAAGGCATACTTACCTTATCGGTTCGTACACTTTCCGTAATTCCACTTTATCATTAGCCATCTCGTTTTTGCTTGGTGTAATTGTCAATTTTGCTATTACCCGCGCGCTTGTTTTTACCGAGTCAAAATCATCGGCCTATAAACAGTTTTTTCGGTTTATAGCTGTTGCCTGTGTTGGTTTTTTCGCCAACCTTGGGCTAATAAAAATATTGATCCAGGTTTTTGGCATCTATCCTCCGGTAGCACGTATAGGTGCGGCTTTGAGCTTGTTTTTTGCAAGCTTTTTTATTCACAAGGTATTTTCATTCAGCTTATCATTACGTAAACATGCCACTCCAAAACATAACGCAACAAGTAATTGA